Genomic segment of Vitis riparia cultivar Riparia Gloire de Montpellier isolate 1030 chromosome 19, EGFV_Vit.rip_1.0, whole genome shotgun sequence:
AACTTTCACCAAAAAAATGGGGTCTTTCGGGAGGCTCAAGTGCTGCTTTAGCAGCTTTTCTTGGTGGGgtatctcttcttctttctcgAGGGATCGATATCAGACCTAACCTTGCAGCCATACTTGGTCTTGCTATCATAGATGCTGTCTTCCTCGGTGGTTCCTGTTTAGCTCAAATCTCAAGTTATTGGCCTCCATATAGGCGTCGGATCCTAGTTCATGAAGCAGGCCATCTGCTGACTGGTATTCTCTGTTTCCTTCTGATAAACTTTCTGGAGCTAGATTCTAGAAGGCTCAATACCGAAATGCTGGCATCTGCTTTCAAATTATGTTTGTATTCTATGAGCATGTAAATATTGTCACAGTTTTGGAGCCTGTTTCCACATATTcattccaaaatttatttttcctttggcCGATGTATTAGAAAGCTTACAAACCCACATTATTTAGTCTAATCCTTATCCTTCTCGAAGCATAAAATAATTGATTATCCTTGTGACTTTGCAGCTTACCTTATGGGTTGCCCAATTCGTGGGGTGATTTTAGACCCAATAGTTGCAATGCAAATGGGCATTCAAGGCCAGGTATTTACACTTTCCTTTGTGCTCATTTCTGCTGGttccatttaatatttttctaactttGAACAATTATGTTGCTGTATGCCCATTGGTTTGTACTTAGAGCTATGGATTCCTCTTCCCATTTTATTGCTGCAATCTACAAGAATTTCTGTACCCTTCATTGGTGATCAGAGCATATAGTACTTTATCCTAGAGAAGCGAAATAGCATTGAATGAAGAGACATCTAAAATGCACAGGGGCAAGCACATAACAATAGTTTGACCAATCACAGTCCCCTCTGTCCAGTCAGTTATACGTCCCAAAAAGAGTTGACCTGCAGAAGGGTATGGAGGAGTGGGCAATAAAAATATCCTGCAGAGAATAAGCTCCTTTGATCAAGCAGTCACCATTGACCATCTTGATCTtcatcaaaagaaattcaatatccTAATAAACATTTCATGCATCCGTattcaaaattatattgaaCCTCAAATTCTATTAGTAAGGGCCACGAGCATGATTCTGTTAATCAAAGACCTGTGTACATCTTCTACAATTAGTATAGTACAATATAGAATGCAAAGGttgagttttttcattttttttataaatgtattacataaataataaacaatataatttaaaataaataataatatgcaGGTTCGGGTTTCAAAAAGTCGCCTGCACCTCTAACCCATGCCAACCCTAATatctttgaattgatttttttttaacctaagCCCTATCCTTAATAAGGGAAGTGGAATGAAAAAGGGAGAAACAGTTGATGCATGCTAATAGCCACCAAAGTATCCAATTCCAACCCTTGTTAGCACCAATTCTACCATTGTTCACTATTGAACTCTCTATCATCACAATGCAATTCCTACCCCCCATTGGGTCTAATTGTTGCCATAGGCTTGTTGGAGAAGCCAACTCTAACGTTGAAAAACTCGTCCAGCATTCACCTCAGACTATCCTTTTTCTACTTTCAGACACAATAACACCTAAGTCAGTAGAGATTTCTTGTTTTAAGATTTATGGAGGCCTTGGGTAGTGAAAATAATGGTGAACTGCTAAATTGCCAAAATTAGACATgtctatatattttatgtttcaatCAGTTTACATTTTCTGAAATCATTTTGATGTGGTTAGAAGTAGATTTTGGTTGTTGCTCTTCAACAATTGTTGTTGATCTTTGTTGACATGTTGATGCAAGTAAAAGAATGTCTATTGATATATTGAGGTATATCAATGTTTGTAGTTAGTAGAGGatccttttgttttgtttgtatgATTGCCtgcttgtttttttatatattttctaagtcttttaggccttgtttggtaactgttttttaaaacagttctgaaaaatagtttttaagaatagattTTGATAACTGTTCTCTTATGTTTTGTAAAACGAAAGTCTGTTTGggaacctaaaatgtttttaacttgtttttaatatttttaaatatgatttaaacataatttttatgtctataactttatttttaatcattatataattttttgtataattattttttaaaacagctctaaaaaaacaactgaaaacaattaaaagatgttatttaaaaacactctgttttctgttttctgagaacagaaaacaaaaaacagtttttagttGCTAAACGCGTTTTCCagtttttttgttctagaaaacagaaaactgtttttgaaaacagttccCAAACAAGGTCTTAATGTCCCATACTGTCATATAAAAATCAATACTTTTGCCTTCTTTTTTAGATTAAATTTCCTCATTGTTTCTCTATTTCCACTTTTTGTtttgatgattttctttttattttctcgaATGCAAGAGATATCATATAATGCGGAAATTGAATCTGATTATGTTCATAAAATTAATGGACTGTAggctaatttattttatgacgGAAACTTAGAGAACACTTTGTTAGCAATCCTTGCTATGATCTTGCTAGCTTCTTCAAAtacttaaatttattcttctcAAATATCAcagttcatattttcaaaattgacatcAACATTGTTGATTTAATTTGGGATCTTGACAAACTTATTGACATCAACATTTAAAACCTTGATTATGTTTCATCATTGTTGGAGtgttaatgaattttcatattcatattttcCCTACAGGCAGGGACTCAATTTTGGGATGAGAAACTGGAAAAAGAGTTAGCTGAAGGCCGCCTAAGTGGTACTACCTTTGACCGGTGGGTATGACACGAAACTGCATTTAGGATTTCTCAAGAAAGTAAGAAACTCTCTCAGTGTAGCATTTCGGTTTAGAGCTACTCCATTTGACTTTTGGATCAGTCAGAAGCTATTTTCTAGCTCTAAATCATGTTAAGTAGAAATTAGAACAGCTTTTGCCTTGGTTCATTGGAGTCACTGAAACAAATTTTGGCATGTCATGGGTTTAAAAATGCCTGAAATTCCTTCCTAGTCCCTGCATTGTTTTGGTGATTAGCCAAATTCACtgcaaaattttcttagaaTGACCCTTCTTAACCTTATAACTGTCCCAAAAGcagttttttttaatcagaaatatCAAGTGCCATTTGGCCTTTAAACTAGTACTAAACACACCTACCCATGTTTTCATGGGTAAGAACTAACTCCAGAAACAGTTGAGTATGCTGGTGCAACTGAAATAATTATAGGCTTTGCGCATTATCAATAACTATTATTGCCTGCATGATTAAATGGCAGATACTGTATGGTCCTTTTTGCTGGAATTGCAGCTGAAGCTCTTGTTTATGGTGAGGCCGAGGGTGGAGAAAATGATGAGAACTTATTCAGGAGCATTTGCGTTCTTCTGCAACCTCCATTAACTATTGGACAGGTTACTCTCTGATCAAGAGCATTTGGTTGTTAATGAAATTCCACAAATGGATGCTGAATCTTTTCTTTTCACCATTGCTTAAAACAGATGTCAAATCAGGCAAGATGGTCAGTTCTGCAGTCCTACAACCTGCTCAAATGGCACAAACATGCCCACCGAGCTGCTGTCAAAGCTCTAGAGAGCGGTGGCAGTCTGAGTGTTGTCATCAGGAGGATCGAGGAAGCCATGTCTTCCAGTAGGTGATCAGAAAGCCCTACAATATACTGATGTTTTCTCCAATATCACATACAAGGTAACATCCAtatacttttccatttttggGTTGAGTTGTTGATCCTGGAAACTGGACGTGTCTAAGATCTCTCCTCATAGCTTTTACAGGACAGAATTAAGTTATACGGGCTCTGAGTCCAGATTCCATATAGCCCTCCCCGTTTCCGAGTTCGGTCACTCGGCCTCCGGGTTGACCCCGTTTAGTTGACAGTTGATATCAATATTCTGTCCATTGGATGAAGTTCCCCACCGGAGGCAGATCATAATGATGAACTACTTGTCTTAACAAGGTACTGACCATATTGCAACTTAGCATTCTTAGGGAGGAGCTTCATCATGTTACATAACTGCTTACTGAATTTGGTACAAGGAAAATATGCCCAAATTCTGTGCTGTGTCAGATGAGTATTGCTTGCTCATGACATGTTAAATTGCCTGTTTTTCAGTTTCTTTTCCTGTTTTTCTTTGATCTGCTTGTTATAATTATCAGATGTTCATTACTACTGtttgttatcaaattaaataacgGCTCCAAACAGAGTTGGAGTAAGAACCAAACATGTTCAGTAGAGATTGAGTCTCTCTCTATCACCCTGAGCCTAGTACACACCATGAAGAAGTTAAGTATAAAGCAATGAACCAATATTTGGACAATCATTTTAATTACATGGGTTGTACTTAGGTTGAGATTTTTCAACTTGAATGTAGCTTGGATCagtattataaataatttatattatgttatatgaatatgattttttgttctttaaaaaatgttgagaaaatattaaattacaattataTTTTGCGCTATTTTATTGTGATATAAAGatagataaatttatttattcatttatttgttattatttgaaAAGGTTCTgtcatttactatttaaatatttgtgaaaatatatataaatagtttaaaaagaaaaaaaaaaccaaaaatgttAAGCGGTTCAACCCAACCCAAGCTTATCTAACCCGAATTTGATTCATGCAATCCGATTAGCCCTGTGAACCCAACTGGAGTCGAACTTGAGTTCAACCCAAGTTTGGAAAGATGAGGTTATGCTGAGCTTTAGTTAAGTAATTTAGGTCAAAAATTAGGTCGAGTTGCATATGAATTAAGTGTTTCTTACTTTGTATCAAGCTCAAGTTGGCTACAAAGCTAGCCAAACATGTATAAAACCCTAGATGGGTTGATGATCAATCTAAGTCCAGTTGATCCTCATTTTGGGATGGCAATTTCAAACCAACAGATTGTTGTTGGGTTGTTTAAGttaaattagtaaataatttggtttcatttatatataatgttacaTTCATTATTACATTAATTGcgtatcaaattaaaattaattgactATGTTTGTATAAATCAATCCTGTCAAATAATGTGTTGATTGTTGTAAATGAAGTGGTGAATGATGGTAGGATTATTAAGTCCTAATTTAAAAGTGGTTTATAACTTCCATTTACTCACCATATTTATGAGTATTAAATGGaagtatatttttttgtataagggACACCCCAAGCAAGAAAGTCTTTCTCAAACTTATCTTTCTGATTCTCTTAATTTATTCTTCTTCATACATCTCTAAAAGAagttatatatgaaaataaattttttattgggtTCTCTCAACTCTCCTTTATGCAagatttttagtatttttatttttatttttttataacatgttATCAACACGAATTGCTTTGAAGGTAATTATTTGATCTTAAACTTAGGGTTGTtatcaatctcaaaattttgattttcaatatcaaaatatatgaaataggtgttaatttaaattatcttatatatatatatatatagtcaaaagctatgaacaaattattttgtttggtcATAGCTATATGCTATGTACAAATACCATCACTGCTAGATGATATAGCTAGAAgctaataaaaatcaatattaagttagaaattatataacaaattattttgtttgggcATAGTCAAAAGTCATGTACAAATGTCATTTAATACCATTATTGCGAAATGCTATGTACAAATTATTATGTAGTTGGAAGCtatgtaaaaattattcttataatcAGAAACCGTGTAAAAATCATGCTTATAACCAACAACTATCTGCAAATTATAATTAGAAGTTGTTTGAacattactttaaaatttacttaTAGCTAGGAGCTATATGgaaataactttatatttttctcataattagaaggtattttaagaaaataaaattcatatatgGTAAAGACTACACAAGAAAACAATTTCTTTCCCTCTTGTGAATGTAATATTATTTCTAGAAGTGAATACAAATCTTCCTTATTTTGTTTGCAAAATCTTGTAAACcaattatcaaatgtatttattgatacaaagaaagtgacaaatcATATATCTTGACTACATATATTTCAACTTGGATTAACGTCTTTGTAAAACAATTAACAAATGAATTTCAGATATGTCTAAAGCGTAATAGACTTATCGACACAAGGGATATAATTCCCTATAAGAAGAGAACACGGGGAAAATTGAACACTCTCAAAGAGgtcataaaaataattgataaatttaaaattgatgaaCCTATAATTCTTGAAAAGTCATATATTGAATAAGAAGCCCTTAAATAGACATGTACACTTAAAAATTATGAGATCTCAATAAGTGAGGTAAAcatgagagaaaaatgagattaaaataatattgttattaataatattttcgaTTTCTATGTGACCTTTGACataataagaaataatgaagatCCCGAATCGCAAAAGGTAAAAAGATGTCGACAGAAGTTATATAGGTAGAgctaaattcattaataaaacaaaacgGTTTCGAAGAACCATGTCAATTTGATCCTGCTTCTTAGGTTGATCTACCATACCAGTCACCTTTACCTTCTATCGATTAACAAATGAAGAAATGGTCTATTCTAGCCAGTATTGTCATCCCAGGTCATAATCCCTTATTGTAACCTCATATGTCATATCTTTCTCTCAAGCCTCCCTACTCTAGCATCATGCTCAACTAATCTTGCATCACCAACAACAAGAACAATAGGCTACGATGCTAAGGTAGTAGGTGGTAGAATAGTCTCATAatgatatgataaataaaaaagagcaCCATTCGAAACCTTAGGTGGTGGAATCTGTGTTGTTTGTGATGTAGGTAGAGTGGTTTCATCTATAACCATACCAATAGATTGCTAATCCTGACAAGAACTCTTCATTTGATCTAAATGTCGACTCACCTTTACCATAAACTCATGAATGGAAGGTAATGTGGAAGTCAACTCCTTTGTCATATTAACTAAATCTCTCTAAACTCTAATTTGAAGATGATTTGACTAATCTACCTCTAACCCTCCTCTAAAGCTATGACTCCAGGCTCAACTTACATATAAACTGACTCCTTATACACAATGCAAATGATACAACAAAACAAATGAGAGACACATGAGTAAAAACAACTTctttattcaaaagaaaattaattatagatcTTAAGGTTCAAGttgattatgaaattttaatgtttaaaatagtaattttagaaagtaatcAAAAGGATTAACATTGAGAATTCAATCAACTAAATGAAAACCTACTtaaatggtgtttttttatacttaaatctaaatagaacttaatttaacttaatttcaaATACAACTTattagtattaagtattaatttatttttttattttttatttttgctaagTATTAATAAGGTAAGGGTTGTACTGAGATTGtattttgattgttttaaaaagttatttttaacattcaacaaaaagttattttgattttttctatacagtaaaattttttaaaaataagtaatacgttaaaaaaaatattaaatacaaattatttaaaatttaaaagcaaattacattcaacattaagttaaaaaaacaaatatcacctcATTATGCAAATGAAATGAGGTTGTTAAGGATTGAAGTCTTGCCTTGGATCTATTGAAGGAGAGATTAAAATTTCTTACACATGATTTCTTCCTTGTATATAATAGTCTAGTTGGTTAGGACAAATGCTATAATGTGTGATAGAAGAAGATCATGTATTGTAGGACCTTACAAGCAAGCCTTCCTCCTATGCATGtaagtttttttcttatttctcatcTATTAGATCTCTAATACTAGTTACTAAGATTGATTGGGTATCACATTaactattttaattcatttttcccATAGAAAAATGAAGTATCATATTTGCTCAACATGATCGAACACCCTAAGGAGCAGTAGATCTAGTTAGAATTGACCATGGTCAACCTATTCTCAAACACAATTTcttcatttatattttcaaattgcaTATTTTCATTATACAATTCACATACAAGGGCTTACATTGTGAATTTTATGTAAAACACAAAAACTTAGCTCATAAAAGCCTGAACTTGtactgaaattttaaaaaacatgaaaaaataacacaaGGTACTAATGACAAGTTGTGGGGAAAATAGTAGCACAACATACAAGCCAAGTAAAACCAGCAATGTAAGACACCAATAACAAGTTGTTGGAGAAGTGGTAGCATGAGATACAAGCCAAACATGAATGCAACCACCATTGCTAAAAGCCCTGAATTAAGTGCTTATGGAGGAAATCCTTTCGAATTTACAATGCTATGAGAAGGTAAACACATCGTAGACAAAGACCAACAGGACAATGATATCTATCATAAtaaatgttttatgttttatagGTTACTCTCTTTTTTAGAATTGCTATGCCTTAGATTATTGTCCTCATTGCTATTATAAGccctaacaaggtgaaaactacaACGAAGCTTGTCATCGCTATGAGTGtgattatcaaataaaaactcattttctccTTCACCTTATGTGAGAGGTCTACCTGTCTTCTAATATAAAACACCTATCACTTTTAATCCTATCTTAATGACCTTTTGCCAACGAAGGTCCAAGACTAGCTTTGTTACTTCTTAATCTTCCTAGGATTGGACTTGAATTAAGACGAAGTCTTAGATAAGCAACAAAAGATAAAATAGTTCACCATCAAAATTAGTTGTTTTAGTTAATTAATAGCATGAGGAGCATGTTCTATGAAGACCAATGCTTAAGGATTATAATCTATTACCATATTGAAAGCTCAACTctagaaataatatttcattataacCACTT
This window contains:
- the LOC117908452 gene encoding uncharacterized protein LOC117908452 → MALHFPSFHLQNFPQFLSSQTKSRPFSFRFSLPKHQKPRALREWREYEDAVKEKDLARALRFLKSVETNPIEPFNDSSSSELGLVQSERDWEVLDACLNADDMKLVGSAYSFLKNRGFLPNFGKCRNIVLEGSKDVTPTVLKTSTGLEVSKLSPKKWGLSGGSSAALAAFLGGVSLLLSRGIDIRPNLAAILGLAIIDAVFLGGSCLAQISSYWPPYRRRILVHEAGHLLTAYLMGCPIRGVILDPIVAMQMGIQGQAGTQFWDEKLEKELAEGRLSGTTFDRYCMVLFAGIAAEALVYGEAEGGENDENLFRSICVLLQPPLTIGQMSNQARWSVLQSYNLLKWHKHAHRAAVKALESGGSLSVVIRRIEEAMSSSR